The following coding sequences lie in one Myxococcus virescens genomic window:
- a CDS encoding CARDB domain-containing protein encodes MPSGIAWGLLGLALHLAPDALGPRTELVAPPRVSGVSTSGLPVRSEVCNRPPPAVRDTTRAARADDLPDFAITEVEAPSRVYWRGPFEVSVTVCNQGSRAGSTDVSVFASRDPCIAKEDALLGSVPSGWLGAGACESRSITARKDASHSGTWFVGALADPEAQVAEVSEENNSAEGVPVTFDSLPDFVVESATMPAVVLPDAHFQVYALVCNRGQGDEVTSVRLYQSPDAHIEADDVVLNYVTGLFLRAGRCERVVFDGWIHQPGTWYVAVMADALNERPEDVESNNLSAVTTLEVGSIPDYVVAALRAPPVELSNGTLPVRTTVCNQGTADGAATQVRFQLRASEPSAEGVLTVSSRSIPALASHQCTEWEEPLGSLGNAARSWRLVATVNPVGAQAEAHLDNNDRSVDVLLGTLADLSVTRVAPLTHALAPGDFFTTEVTVCNTGSTSAPAVAVHVALSNDPDPRVGIRVGTRSFGPLGKGCAVLPVVGTVPAQGLPDTVFVKASVELSVPQGEDPHLENNALLGPEVGIGPGPDLVVTKIETHGRVTWPGGALPAAVSVCNRGSVQTPQAFIQTLFLPEPDLDASPGIGGPMLTLAPLAPGACVALETVMTAPLFEGAWRPVAWGDVTNAVTELVETNNDAVGEVVQVTQISGLVITDLQAPTMVRLNESFVATATVCNRSPVSQPGTRLTLALRTEDDFPVSVLSDYSGTPGLVQGDCAQVTLYGAANVPLEGAFKLVAQLGEPWGVRSPEQWRALAFSVPMAVGGQNDFAVTAVSAPGVIQRGVSYPTTVTVCNRGLGIGTASVKVYLSRDEHLEPSGDVRVGQASVTLGRSQCRTLSVLSLATVSSGDVWYVGAHASVGSNPDLVPANDGRVGSRVIVTP; translated from the coding sequence ATGCCGTCAGGGATTGCATGGGGATTGTTAGGGCTTGCGTTGCATCTGGCGCCGGATGCGTTGGGACCACGGACGGAGCTGGTCGCGCCGCCGCGCGTTTCGGGTGTTTCCACCAGCGGCCTCCCGGTCAGGAGCGAGGTCTGCAACCGCCCACCGCCCGCGGTTCGAGATACAACGCGCGCGGCGCGTGCGGATGACCTACCCGACTTCGCCATTACCGAAGTTGAGGCTCCATCGCGAGTCTATTGGCGGGGCCCCTTCGAGGTTTCGGTCACGGTCTGCAACCAGGGCAGCCGTGCGGGGAGCACGGACGTCTCGGTGTTTGCGTCCCGGGACCCTTGCATCGCCAAGGAGGACGCGCTGCTCGGCTCCGTCCCCTCGGGATGGCTGGGCGCCGGGGCATGTGAGTCACGTTCAATCACCGCTCGGAAAGACGCATCGCACTCGGGGACATGGTTCGTCGGGGCACTGGCCGACCCTGAAGCGCAAGTGGCCGAGGTCTCAGAGGAGAACAACTCGGCTGAAGGCGTCCCCGTGACGTTCGACTCGCTCCCGGATTTCGTCGTGGAGTCAGCGACGATGCCTGCCGTCGTCCTTCCGGATGCTCATTTCCAGGTGTACGCCCTCGTGTGCAACCGGGGCCAGGGGGATGAGGTGACTTCGGTGCGGCTCTACCAGTCGCCAGACGCTCACATCGAAGCCGACGACGTCGTCCTGAACTACGTGACGGGGCTTTTCCTCCGGGCCGGCCGCTGCGAACGCGTCGTGTTCGATGGGTGGATACATCAGCCGGGCACCTGGTACGTCGCGGTCATGGCGGACGCGCTGAATGAGCGTCCCGAGGATGTGGAGAGCAACAACCTCAGTGCCGTGACCACCTTGGAGGTAGGCTCGATTCCCGACTACGTCGTTGCCGCGCTGCGGGCGCCACCCGTGGAGTTGAGCAACGGGACCCTTCCTGTTCGCACGACGGTGTGCAACCAGGGCACGGCCGACGGCGCCGCCACGCAGGTTCGATTCCAGCTCCGTGCCAGCGAGCCCTCCGCCGAAGGCGTGCTGACCGTCTCCTCGCGGAGCATCCCGGCCCTGGCCTCCCACCAGTGCACGGAGTGGGAGGAGCCGTTGGGCTCCCTGGGAAACGCGGCGCGAAGCTGGCGACTGGTGGCCACGGTGAATCCGGTCGGAGCGCAGGCGGAGGCTCACCTGGACAACAACGACCGGTCCGTGGACGTTCTACTGGGCACCCTGGCGGACCTCTCCGTCACTCGGGTCGCGCCGCTGACGCACGCGCTTGCTCCGGGTGACTTCTTCACCACGGAAGTCACCGTCTGCAACACGGGAAGCACCTCTGCTCCGGCGGTGGCGGTCCATGTGGCGCTGTCGAATGACCCGGACCCTCGGGTGGGCATCCGTGTGGGGACCCGGTCCTTTGGCCCGCTTGGAAAAGGCTGCGCGGTGCTTCCCGTGGTGGGGACTGTTCCCGCGCAGGGGCTGCCGGACACGGTCTTCGTGAAGGCCTCCGTGGAGCTCTCCGTTCCACAAGGGGAGGACCCTCATCTGGAGAACAACGCGCTCCTGGGCCCCGAAGTGGGGATTGGTCCGGGGCCCGACCTGGTCGTGACGAAGATCGAGACCCATGGCCGGGTGACGTGGCCTGGAGGGGCGTTGCCTGCCGCGGTGTCGGTCTGCAATCGAGGCAGTGTCCAGACGCCGCAGGCGTTCATTCAGACGCTCTTCCTGCCGGAGCCGGACCTGGATGCCTCGCCGGGCATCGGGGGCCCGATGCTGACGTTGGCGCCGTTGGCGCCGGGGGCCTGCGTCGCGTTGGAGACGGTGATGACGGCGCCCCTTTTCGAAGGAGCCTGGCGGCCTGTGGCGTGGGGCGACGTCACCAACGCCGTCACGGAGTTGGTGGAGACCAACAACGATGCCGTGGGGGAGGTCGTTCAGGTGACCCAGATCAGTGGACTGGTCATCACCGACCTTCAAGCGCCCACGATGGTTCGGCTGAACGAGTCCTTCGTCGCGACCGCGACCGTGTGCAACCGAAGCCCGGTGTCACAGCCCGGCACGCGGCTCACGCTCGCGCTGCGCACGGAGGATGACTTCCCCGTCTCCGTGCTCTCCGACTATAGCGGGACGCCGGGGCTCGTTCAGGGCGACTGTGCACAGGTGACGCTGTACGGTGCGGCCAACGTGCCTCTGGAGGGGGCCTTCAAGTTGGTGGCCCAATTGGGGGAGCCGTGGGGTGTGCGCTCACCCGAGCAGTGGCGCGCCCTCGCGTTCTCCGTGCCCATGGCGGTGGGGGGCCAGAACGACTTCGCCGTGACGGCCGTGAGTGCCCCCGGAGTCATCCAAAGGGGCGTCTCGTATCCGACGACGGTAACAGTGTGTAACCGGGGCCTCGGCATAGGGACCGCCTCTGTGAAGGTCTACTTGTCCCGTGACGAGCACCTTGAGCCTTCGGGAGACGTTCGTGTCGGGCAGGCGAGCGTGACGCTCGGCCGGAGCCAGTGCCGGACGCTGTCGGTGTTGTCGCTGGCCACCGTGAGCAGCGGGGACGTCTGGTACGTGGGCGCGCACGCGAGTGTGGGCAGCAATCCGGACCTGGTGCCCGCCAACGACGGTCGTGTGGGTTCGCGGGTCATTGTGACACCCTGA
- a CDS encoding RtcB family protein, translating to MSRINGNYEVLSDEAGRPIKAWTVGVPFEDEAKKQLRNLRGLPFIHQWVAVMPDVHRGYGATVGSVVPTVGAVVPAAVGVDIGCGMIAVRTTLRADQLPDSLRGVRSAIERAVPHGRSDNGGRNDVGAWRVAPARHQQEWARLVEGYDRIVGKHPRIGRGPELSHLGTLGTGNHFIELCLDESDGVWLMLHSGSRGVGNRIGSYFIELAKEDMRRWFINLPDGDLAYLAEGTEHFEDYVFAVSWAQDFAATNRALMLQAAVDALQVSGELPPFELKDAAVNCHHNYIAREHHFGKNCFVTRKGAVRAREGDLGIIPGSMGARSFIVRGKGNADSFHSCSHGAGRVMSRAAAKRRFTVEDHVEATAGVECRKDVDVIDETPAAYKSIDAVMAAQADLVEVVHTLKQVVCVKG from the coding sequence ATGAGCCGCATCAACGGGAACTACGAGGTGCTGTCGGACGAGGCGGGCCGCCCCATCAAGGCGTGGACGGTGGGGGTTCCGTTCGAGGATGAGGCGAAGAAGCAGCTCCGCAACCTGCGTGGCCTCCCCTTCATCCATCAGTGGGTCGCGGTGATGCCGGACGTGCACCGCGGCTACGGCGCGACGGTGGGGAGCGTGGTCCCCACGGTCGGGGCGGTGGTTCCGGCGGCGGTGGGCGTGGACATCGGCTGCGGGATGATCGCCGTCCGCACGACGCTGCGAGCGGACCAGCTCCCGGACTCGCTGCGGGGAGTTCGCTCGGCGATTGAGCGCGCGGTGCCGCATGGCCGCTCCGACAACGGTGGCCGCAACGACGTGGGGGCGTGGCGTGTGGCGCCCGCGCGGCACCAGCAGGAGTGGGCGCGGTTGGTGGAGGGGTACGACCGCATCGTCGGGAAGCATCCGCGCATCGGCCGTGGGCCGGAGCTGTCGCACCTGGGGACGCTGGGAACGGGGAACCACTTCATCGAGCTGTGCCTCGATGAGTCGGATGGCGTGTGGCTGATGTTGCACTCCGGTTCGCGCGGCGTGGGGAACCGCATCGGGAGCTACTTCATCGAGCTGGCGAAGGAGGACATGCGCCGCTGGTTCATCAACCTGCCGGACGGGGACCTGGCGTACCTGGCGGAAGGGACGGAGCACTTCGAGGACTACGTCTTCGCGGTGAGCTGGGCGCAGGACTTCGCCGCGACGAACCGCGCGCTGATGCTGCAAGCGGCGGTGGACGCGCTGCAGGTGAGCGGTGAGCTGCCTCCGTTCGAGCTGAAGGACGCGGCGGTGAACTGCCACCACAACTACATCGCCCGTGAGCACCACTTCGGGAAGAACTGCTTCGTGACGCGCAAGGGGGCGGTGCGAGCGCGCGAGGGTGACCTCGGCATCATCCCCGGAAGCATGGGGGCGCGTTCGTTCATCGTCCGCGGGAAGGGGAACGCGGACAGCTTCCACTCCTGCAGCCACGGCGCGGGGCGGGTGATGTCGCGTGCGGCGGCGAAGCGGCGCTTCACGGTGGAGGACCACGTGGAGGCGACCGCCGGCGTGGAGTGCCGCAAGGACGTGGACGTCATCGACGAGACGCCGGCTGCGTACAAGTCCATCGATGCGGTGATGGCGGCGCAGGCGGACCTGGTGGAGGTGGTCCACACCCTGAAGCAGGTCGTGTGCGTGAAGGGCTAG
- the mutM gene encoding DNA-formamidopyrimidine glycosylase produces MAEVPEVEIITRDLRHAAVGRRFAGAEVLVPAVVRFPSPPDFIEALKGRQVTAANRRAKFILLALDDGTTLALHFMLFGELALRPKGSERPSSTLVVLELEGGEELQFTDSLGYARIALAPSAELAARLKLDELGPEALGEGFTPAVLGRQLRRRKSPLKTVLLNQRVVAGLGNRDADESLWQAGIDPRRLASSLTADEVVRLDRAIQAVLDEGLRMRGTQRDLFGVQGQAKHRRNVFGRAGAPCPRCATPVSHQRIGGRNTYWCSSCQPLASAPEVPAQSSLL; encoded by the coding sequence GTGGCAGAGGTGCCTGAAGTCGAAATCATCACCCGGGACTTGCGGCATGCCGCCGTGGGCCGCCGCTTCGCGGGGGCGGAGGTCCTGGTTCCCGCCGTCGTACGCTTCCCGTCGCCGCCGGACTTCATCGAGGCCTTGAAGGGGCGGCAGGTCACCGCCGCGAACCGAAGGGCCAAGTTCATCTTGCTCGCGCTCGATGACGGGACGACGCTCGCGCTGCACTTCATGCTCTTCGGAGAGTTGGCGTTGCGCCCCAAGGGGAGTGAGCGCCCGTCTTCGACACTGGTGGTGCTCGAGCTGGAGGGGGGCGAGGAGTTGCAGTTCACGGACTCGCTGGGCTACGCGCGCATCGCGCTGGCGCCTTCCGCTGAGCTGGCCGCGCGCTTGAAGCTGGACGAACTCGGGCCGGAGGCGCTGGGGGAGGGATTCACTCCAGCGGTGCTGGGGCGTCAGTTGCGGCGGCGGAAAAGTCCCCTCAAGACGGTGCTCCTCAATCAGCGGGTGGTGGCGGGGCTCGGCAACCGGGACGCGGACGAGAGCCTGTGGCAGGCGGGGATTGACCCACGCCGGCTGGCGTCGTCCCTCACGGCCGACGAGGTGGTGCGGCTGGACCGAGCCATCCAAGCGGTGCTCGATGAAGGGCTCCGCATGCGAGGCACCCAGCGAGACCTCTTCGGCGTTCAAGGCCAGGCGAAGCACCGGCGCAACGTGTTCGGCCGCGCGGGGGCGCCGTGCCCGCGCTGTGCCACGCCGGTCTCCCATCAACGCATCGGTGGGCGGAACACATACTGGTGTTCCTCGTGCCAGCCCCTGGCGAGCGCGCCCGAAGTCCCCGCGCAGTCCTCGCTGCTGTGA
- a CDS encoding response regulator: MATALPQPSTYAGPEALAEAGARRHASRVRPRVLLVDSAPGAQAVLAAALAEAGFEVLLVAGAQAALASLAEGGTAPQLVVTEVELLDGDGFSLCGQVRADARTAHLPVLLLARREEEFHRDLAGGVGADDYLAHPVDARDVVALARLKVGRCSGDAAFESDTQRLPLTDVARALLAGVRSGRVVMAEGQGWFAFRHGLVVDAVFNGERGSLAFRRMLCFGAGEYSVMLGPELHKGSFTMDRPYLCETVLQGLERFDALRARGLPLASRLTVDFARLAEMLASLPEDVGEVVRLFDGRRTLRAMLLECQFPEAVAYEASTRLFALGILVPACLLEERERARCGATVPGFFEPAPSVDAVPVDAREPAPAASGGDGASAPFTLVGGSQPPVILDFPKQVPGAPSGAEGLEGAVRSDDAGV, translated from the coding sequence ATGGCTACCGCGCTCCCACAACCTTCCACGTATGCCGGACCGGAAGCCCTGGCCGAGGCGGGGGCGCGTCGCCATGCGTCACGAGTCCGGCCCCGGGTGTTGCTGGTGGATTCGGCGCCGGGCGCGCAGGCCGTGCTGGCCGCTGCGTTGGCGGAAGCGGGCTTCGAAGTCCTCCTGGTCGCGGGCGCGCAGGCCGCGTTGGCGTCGCTGGCGGAAGGCGGCACGGCGCCGCAGTTGGTCGTCACCGAGGTAGAGCTCCTGGACGGAGACGGCTTCAGCCTGTGTGGCCAGGTTCGCGCGGACGCGCGCACGGCGCACCTGCCGGTGCTGCTGCTGGCTCGGCGTGAAGAGGAGTTCCACCGGGACCTGGCGGGCGGCGTGGGCGCGGACGACTATCTGGCCCATCCCGTGGACGCGCGCGACGTGGTGGCGCTGGCCCGGCTCAAGGTGGGCCGGTGCAGCGGTGACGCGGCCTTCGAGTCGGACACGCAGCGGCTGCCGCTGACGGACGTGGCGCGAGCGCTGCTGGCGGGCGTCCGCTCTGGCCGCGTGGTGATGGCGGAGGGCCAGGGCTGGTTCGCCTTCCGGCACGGCCTGGTGGTGGACGCCGTCTTCAATGGCGAGCGCGGCAGTCTGGCCTTCCGGCGGATGCTCTGCTTTGGCGCGGGGGAGTACTCGGTGATGCTGGGGCCCGAGCTGCACAAGGGCTCGTTCACCATGGACCGCCCGTACCTGTGCGAGACGGTGCTCCAGGGCCTGGAGCGCTTCGACGCGCTGCGTGCCCGAGGCCTGCCGCTGGCATCGCGGCTGACGGTGGACTTCGCTCGGCTGGCGGAGATGCTGGCGTCGTTGCCGGAGGACGTGGGCGAAGTGGTGCGCCTCTTCGACGGGCGCCGCACGCTGCGCGCCATGTTGCTGGAGTGCCAGTTCCCGGAGGCGGTGGCGTACGAGGCGTCCACGCGGCTGTTCGCGCTGGGCATCCTGGTGCCCGCGTGCCTGCTGGAGGAACGCGAGCGGGCGCGCTGTGGCGCCACGGTGCCCGGCTTCTTCGAGCCCGCGCCCTCCGTGGACGCCGTGCCGGTGGATGCGCGGGAGCCGGCCCCCGCTGCCTCCGGTGGGGATGGGGCCTCCGCGCCCTTCACCCTGGTCGGAGGCTCGCAGCCTCCCGTCATCCTGG
- the rtcA gene encoding RNA 3'-terminal phosphate cyclase — MVRIDGSLGEGGGQVLRTSLALSLVTGKSFTIQNIRAGRKKPGLLRQHLTSVKAAEAVGAAEVSGAELGSRELTFRPRALAAGNYHFAVGTAGSATLVLQTVLPALLLAEGPSTLMLEGGTHNPMAPPFDFLQRAYLPLVRRMGPSVEATLERAGFFPAGGGRFRVDVRPAPLKPLHLLERGRVVRRDLKAVIAMIPFDVAQRELGTAGAALKWRPDELRTEELKRPLGPGNVLVAEVESEHVTEVFTGFGERGKRAEAVAGQVAEEVKRYLDADVPVGEHLCDQLLLLVALAKGGVFRTLPLDGHAETQLQTIAQFLDVKVEVREVSREVREVEVRA; from the coding sequence ATGGTGCGCATCGATGGTTCATTGGGAGAGGGCGGGGGGCAGGTGCTGCGCACCTCGTTGGCGCTGTCGCTGGTGACGGGCAAGTCCTTCACCATCCAGAACATCCGCGCGGGCCGGAAGAAGCCGGGCCTGCTGCGCCAGCACCTGACGTCGGTGAAGGCCGCGGAGGCCGTGGGGGCCGCGGAGGTGTCGGGCGCGGAGCTTGGCTCGCGCGAGCTGACCTTCCGTCCGCGCGCCCTGGCCGCGGGGAACTATCACTTCGCGGTGGGCACCGCGGGCAGCGCGACGCTGGTGCTCCAGACGGTGCTTCCAGCGCTGCTCCTGGCGGAGGGGCCTTCCACGCTGATGTTGGAGGGGGGAACGCACAACCCCATGGCGCCGCCGTTCGACTTCCTCCAGCGTGCGTATCTGCCGCTGGTCCGTCGCATGGGGCCGTCCGTGGAGGCGACCCTGGAGCGTGCCGGTTTCTTCCCGGCCGGGGGCGGGCGGTTCCGGGTCGACGTGCGACCCGCGCCGCTGAAGCCACTGCACCTGCTGGAGCGGGGGCGCGTGGTCCGCCGGGATTTGAAGGCCGTGATTGCGATGATTCCGTTCGACGTGGCGCAGCGCGAGCTGGGCACGGCGGGGGCGGCGCTGAAGTGGCGGCCCGATGAACTCCGGACGGAGGAGCTGAAGCGTCCGCTGGGGCCCGGCAACGTGCTGGTCGCCGAGGTGGAGAGCGAGCACGTGACGGAGGTCTTCACCGGATTCGGTGAGCGGGGGAAGCGGGCGGAGGCCGTGGCCGGACAGGTCGCTGAAGAGGTGAAGCGCTATCTCGACGCGGACGTGCCGGTGGGCGAGCACCTGTGTGACCAACTGCTGCTCCTCGTGGCGCTGGCGAAGGGCGGCGTGTTCCGCACGCTGCCGTTGGATGGGCATGCCGAGACACAGCTCCAAACCATCGCCCAGTTCCTGGATGTGAAGGTCGAGGTGCGGGAGGTGTCTCGCGAGGTTCGTGAGGTGGAGGTCCGCGCCTGA
- a CDS encoding sigma-54-dependent transcriptional regulator — MSAPHPLLLVDDDAAFRKVYGGLLREAGYEVVEATDRPSARAAFDARDFPLVLLDLMLPPDGSVSAGLEGLAALLSAKPGTKVIVVSGAGDTRHTLEAVRLGAYDFLTKPVDPDVLLVVAQRALARVTLERQVETLRSSLTRAAGSVSLVGQSASFLAATSLAERVAASELPVLVTGENGTGKELLARTVHLKSRRHDGPFVPINCGALPESLLESALFGHVKGSFTGATKDHRGLFAEADGGTLFLDELGDMSPSLQVKVLRALETGDILPVGADRPVQVDVRLISATHQDLGRMLQEGAFREDLYWRVKGVEIRLPPLRERPADLPLLAKHFLNQCAHLCPDGRARLLSDAAAEALLAHAWPGNLRELRHEMQRATVLAGERREIQPEDLSFTGSERLHATRAPGTTTLAQKVEALERREIEEALRRLNGNRTHTAEALGLSRQGLLKKLERFGLT; from the coding sequence ATGTCCGCACCGCACCCGTTGCTGCTCGTGGATGACGACGCCGCGTTCCGCAAAGTCTATGGCGGGCTGCTGCGCGAGGCGGGCTACGAGGTGGTGGAAGCCACGGACCGGCCTTCCGCTCGCGCCGCCTTCGACGCGCGCGACTTCCCCCTGGTGCTGCTCGACCTGATGCTGCCTCCCGACGGGAGTGTCTCCGCGGGGCTGGAGGGGCTCGCGGCGTTGCTGAGCGCGAAGCCCGGGACGAAGGTCATCGTCGTGTCCGGGGCAGGGGACACGCGGCACACGCTGGAAGCGGTGCGCCTGGGCGCGTACGACTTCCTCACCAAGCCGGTGGACCCGGACGTGCTGCTGGTGGTGGCGCAGCGGGCGCTCGCGCGGGTGACGTTGGAGCGGCAGGTGGAGACGCTGCGCAGCTCGCTCACGCGCGCGGCGGGCAGTGTCTCGCTGGTGGGGCAGAGCGCGTCCTTCCTGGCGGCCACGTCCCTGGCGGAGCGCGTGGCGGCCAGTGAGCTGCCGGTGCTCGTCACTGGCGAGAATGGGACAGGGAAGGAGCTGCTCGCGCGCACCGTCCACCTCAAGAGCCGCCGCCACGACGGGCCCTTCGTCCCCATCAACTGCGGCGCACTGCCGGAGTCGCTGCTGGAGAGCGCCCTGTTCGGCCACGTGAAGGGCAGCTTCACCGGGGCGACCAAGGACCACCGTGGCCTCTTCGCGGAGGCGGACGGAGGCACGCTCTTCCTGGACGAGCTGGGCGACATGTCGCCGTCCCTCCAGGTGAAGGTGCTCCGTGCGCTGGAGACGGGTGACATCCTTCCGGTGGGCGCGGACCGGCCCGTCCAGGTGGACGTGCGGCTCATCTCCGCCACTCACCAGGACCTGGGGCGCATGCTTCAGGAAGGCGCCTTCCGCGAGGACCTCTACTGGCGCGTGAAGGGCGTTGAAATCCGCCTGCCGCCCCTGCGCGAGCGCCCCGCGGACCTGCCGCTGCTGGCCAAGCACTTCCTCAATCAGTGCGCCCACCTATGCCCGGACGGGCGCGCCCGGCTGTTGTCGGACGCCGCGGCGGAGGCCCTGCTGGCCCACGCGTGGCCGGGGAATCTGCGCGAGCTGCGCCATGAGATGCAGCGCGCCACCGTGCTGGCGGGAGAGCGGCGTGAAATCCAGCCCGAGGATTTGTCCTTCACCGGCAGCGAGCGGCTGCACGCCACTCGTGCGCCGGGCACCACCACGCTGGCTCAGAAGGTGGAAGCGTTGGAGCGGCGCGAAATCGAGGAGGCCCTGCGGCGCCTGAATGGCAACCGCACGCACACGGCGGAGGCGCTGGGCCTGTCGCGCCAGGGACTGCTCAAGAAGCTGGAGCGCTTTGGACTGACGTGA